In one window of Gemmatimonadota bacterium DNA:
- a CDS encoding dipeptidase, whose product MSLAPALETWLSEHDQRLHSDLFEFLRIPSVSARSEHKGDVARAAQWVHGHLARLGFTTETIATPGHPVVLGEWRKAPPGAPTVLVYGHYDVQPPEPLELWTSPAFTPTLRNGKIYARGSVDDKGQLWLHIAALEAHLAARGTLPVNVIVLAEGEEEVGSENLAPFIERHRERLHCDAVVISDSTMFAPGIPSILSSLRGLAYFEIDVVGPNSDLHSGMYGGAVVNPATALARIIASFHDADGRIAIPGFYDRVKPFPEGVRAGMKQLPFDESEFMRHLDVAALGGEAGYTTLEKLWTRPTCEVNGLLSGYTGEGAKTVLPGKSMAKVSCRLVPDQDPATIHALLDAHVQRVKPDGVTVTVTALHGGNPWRADLSGPIYDAAARALEAAFGRRPVITGEGGSIPVVGDFERLLQAPVLLVGFGLPGENAHAPDEWISQDNFRRGMRAIAALWDELARG is encoded by the coding sequence ATGTCGCTCGCCCCTGCTCTCGAGACCTGGCTCTCCGAACACGACCAGCGTCTGCACTCCGACCTCTTCGAGTTCCTCCGCATCCCGAGCGTCAGCGCGCGGAGCGAGCACAAGGGCGACGTCGCGCGCGCCGCGCAGTGGGTGCACGGCCATCTCGCGCGCCTCGGCTTCACCACCGAGACCATCGCCACGCCGGGCCACCCCGTGGTCCTGGGCGAGTGGCGGAAGGCGCCGCCGGGCGCGCCGACGGTGCTCGTGTACGGGCACTACGACGTGCAGCCGCCCGAGCCGCTCGAACTCTGGACCTCGCCGGCGTTCACGCCCACGCTGCGCAACGGCAAGATCTATGCGCGCGGATCGGTGGACGACAAGGGGCAGCTCTGGCTCCACATCGCCGCCCTCGAGGCGCATCTCGCCGCGCGGGGCACGCTGCCGGTGAACGTGATCGTCCTCGCCGAAGGGGAGGAGGAGGTGGGCTCGGAGAACCTGGCGCCGTTCATCGAGCGCCACCGCGAGCGACTCCACTGCGACGCGGTCGTGATCTCCGACTCGACGATGTTCGCGCCGGGGATCCCGAGCATCCTGAGTTCGCTGCGCGGCCTCGCGTACTTCGAGATCGACGTCGTCGGGCCCAACAGCGACCTGCACTCGGGGATGTACGGCGGGGCGGTGGTGAATCCGGCGACGGCGCTCGCCCGGATCATCGCGAGCTTCCATGACGCCGACGGGCGGATCGCGATCCCCGGGTTCTACGACCGGGTGAAGCCGTTCCCCGAGGGGGTGCGCGCGGGGATGAAGCAGCTGCCGTTCGACGAGAGCGAGTTCATGCGCCACCTCGACGTCGCGGCGCTGGGCGGCGAAGCGGGATACACCACGCTCGAGAAGCTCTGGACGCGTCCCACCTGCGAGGTGAACGGATTGCTCTCCGGCTACACCGGCGAAGGGGCGAAGACGGTGCTGCCCGGCAAGTCGATGGCGAAGGTCAGCTGCCGTCTCGTGCCCGACCAGGATCCGGCGACGATCCACGCGCTGCTCGACGCGCATGTGCAGCGCGTGAAGCCCGACGGCGTGACGGTGACGGTCACGGCGCTCCACGGCGGGAACCCGTGGCGCGCCGATCTCTCCGGCCCGATCTACGATGCCGCCGCGCGCGCGCTCGAGGCGGCATTCGGCCGGCGCCCGGTGATCACCGGCGAAGGCGGCTCGATCCCCGTCGTCGGCGACTTCGAGCGCCTGCTGCAGGCGCCGGTGCTGCTCGTCGGCTTCGGGCTCCCGGGCGAGAACGCGCACGCGCCCGACGAGTGGATCAGCCAGGACAACTTCCGTCGCGGCATGCGGGCCATCGCGGCGCTCTGGGACGAGCTGGCGCGCGGGTGA
- a CDS encoding thioredoxin domain-containing protein, with the protein MPNRLAAESSPYLLQHADNPVDWHPWGEEAFALARRTDRPVLLSIGYAACHWCHVMAHESFEDETTARIMNDLFVNVKVDREERPDVDSIYMQAVQAISGHGGWPMTMFLTPDGVPFYGGTYYPPDDRMGMPSFRRVLVSVSEAWKHKRADVLKGAESLRGIYAASEGPTAAGHALSATTLAETVRATRNWYDLKHGGFGAAPKFPQAMVLDALLRHWARTGDIEFLRLVRHAMAKMAGGGLYDQLGGGFHRYTVDAIWLVPHFEKMLYDNALLARLAVHLWQATGDAEARRVAEETFAWLRREMTDPAGGWYSSLDADSEGHEGKFYVWSLDEIRRLLGADAAIAEAHWGISSGGNFEGTNILHVALPLDEAAAQCAMSHAAAAEAIARAKATLFAARAPRERPGRDEKVLAGWNGLMLRAVAEGARAFDDATLRADAVRAGAFLRDAMIRDGRVLRSWSRGEARIPGFLEDHAALGLGFVAVYQLTFDRAWLDLALTLARSTVEWFWDDDVGAFFDTARDAERLVTRPRDVTDNAIPSGTSLAVELQLIAAEYTGDQAMRRRAEYVLATMTEPLRRAPLAFGHLLGVADLAVHGATELALAGDAQAPAFSALAQAAATTYAPSLVLAGGTGAAVTGLPLLEGRVAPEGSALAFVCERYACELPISDPAALRTRLSRSR; encoded by the coding sequence ATGCCGAACCGTCTCGCGGCCGAATCGAGCCCGTACCTCCTCCAGCACGCCGACAACCCGGTGGACTGGCATCCGTGGGGCGAGGAGGCCTTCGCGCTCGCGCGCCGCACCGACCGCCCCGTGCTGCTCAGCATCGGGTACGCCGCCTGCCACTGGTGCCACGTGATGGCGCACGAGTCGTTCGAGGACGAGACGACCGCGCGGATCATGAACGACCTCTTCGTGAACGTGAAGGTCGACCGCGAGGAGCGCCCCGACGTCGACTCGATCTACATGCAGGCGGTGCAGGCGATCAGCGGCCACGGCGGCTGGCCCATGACGATGTTCCTCACCCCCGACGGCGTGCCCTTCTACGGCGGGACCTACTATCCCCCCGACGACCGCATGGGGATGCCGTCCTTCCGTCGCGTGCTCGTCTCGGTCTCCGAGGCCTGGAAGCACAAGCGCGCCGATGTGCTCAAGGGCGCCGAGTCACTGCGCGGGATCTACGCCGCGTCGGAGGGACCGACCGCCGCCGGCCACGCGCTCTCGGCGACGACGCTCGCCGAGACGGTGCGCGCGACCCGGAACTGGTACGACCTCAAGCACGGCGGGTTCGGCGCCGCGCCGAAGTTCCCGCAGGCGATGGTCCTCGACGCGCTGCTCCGGCACTGGGCGCGCACCGGCGACATCGAGTTCCTCCGCCTCGTGCGCCACGCCATGGCGAAGATGGCCGGTGGCGGACTCTACGACCAGCTCGGCGGCGGCTTCCATCGCTACACGGTCGATGCGATCTGGCTCGTGCCGCACTTCGAGAAGATGCTCTACGACAACGCCCTCCTCGCGCGGCTCGCCGTGCACCTCTGGCAGGCGACGGGCGATGCCGAGGCGCGCCGCGTCGCCGAGGAGACCTTCGCTTGGCTCCGGCGGGAGATGACCGACCCGGCCGGTGGCTGGTACTCGTCGCTCGACGCCGACAGCGAAGGGCACGAGGGGAAGTTCTACGTCTGGTCGCTCGACGAGATCCGCCGCCTTCTCGGCGCCGACGCTGCCATCGCCGAGGCGCACTGGGGCATCTCGTCGGGCGGGAACTTCGAAGGCACGAACATCCTGCACGTGGCGCTCCCGCTCGACGAGGCGGCGGCGCAGTGCGCGATGTCGCACGCAGCGGCCGCCGAGGCGATCGCGCGCGCCAAGGCGACGCTCTTCGCCGCGCGCGCGCCGCGCGAACGGCCCGGGCGCGACGAGAAGGTCCTCGCCGGATGGAACGGCCTCATGCTCCGCGCCGTCGCCGAGGGCGCGCGCGCATTCGACGACGCGACGCTCCGCGCCGACGCCGTCCGCGCCGGCGCATTCCTCCGCGACGCGATGATCCGCGACGGCCGGGTGCTGCGCTCATGGAGCCGCGGCGAGGCGCGGATCCCGGGCTTCCTCGAGGATCACGCCGCCCTCGGACTCGGCTTCGTCGCGGTGTACCAACTGACCTTCGACCGCGCCTGGCTCGACCTCGCCCTCACGCTCGCGCGCAGCACCGTCGAGTGGTTCTGGGACGACGACGTGGGCGCCTTCTTCGACACCGCGCGCGACGCCGAGCGCCTCGTCACGCGCCCGCGCGACGTCACCGACAACGCGATCCCGTCGGGCACCTCACTCGCGGTGGAGCTGCAGCTCATCGCCGCCGAGTACACCGGCGATCAGGCGATGCGTCGCCGCGCGGAGTACGTGCTCGCGACGATGACCGAACCGCTGCGACGCGCCCCGCTCGCCTTCGGACACCTGCTCGGCGTCGCCGACCTCGCCGTGCATGGCGCGACCGAACTCGCACTCGCCGGCGACGCGCAGGCCCCTGCATTCAGCGCCCTCGCCCAGGCCGCCGCCACGACGTATGCGCCGTCGCTCGTCCTTGCTGGTGGCACCGGCGCCGCGGTGACCGGCCTGCCACTCCTCGAGGGCCGCGTCGCGCCCGAGGGCAGCGCTCTCGCATTCGTCTGCGAACGCTACGCCTGCGAACTCCCGATCAGCGACCCCGCCGCGCTGCGCACCCGGCTATCCCGGTCACGATAG
- a CDS encoding glycosyltransferase family 39 protein, with protein sequence MLDRTTPHEDPTAWRQALLILAAAALLRLALAAVVPLFPDEAYYWEWSRRLAGGYFDHPPGIAWLVRAGTALLGPSPFAVRLAPILVASSGGLAIALAARTLAGDRAARYAALIFSVMPLAAAGLVIATPDAPLLAALAWTLYAVVRALGAAPRSTAATRWWLVAGLAIGCAMSSKFTGVFAPIALLIAFAVDPSLRARFREPGPWLAVLLASAVMIPVLQWNASHDWIAFRFQLGHGLGGNARENLFQRELNLVGSQFLLVTPILFVLVIGAIRRNLRAPRHEARFALAAISAFCVLFFVYSATRRNQEANWPAIAWIPALILVAAARDGARSAWERRAAWLAGGLSAILLLHAVFRIIPLPARRDQVSLAHGWDRLALAVDSARLSLAGPDGTTPPVAANRYQDAALLSYHMPGRPYVTALNLGGRRNQYDLWTRYTDLEAPGADLLLVLEMPREGLPGPIRRLIMHYTSVTPGPVIPLLRDGETVGRRQLWTLRGWDGSWPADSTDPRAARR encoded by the coding sequence GTGCTCGACCGGACGACCCCCCACGAAGACCCGACGGCCTGGCGACAGGCCCTGCTGATCCTCGCGGCGGCCGCACTCCTGCGGCTCGCGCTCGCCGCGGTCGTCCCGCTCTTCCCGGACGAGGCCTACTACTGGGAGTGGTCGCGCCGCCTCGCCGGCGGCTACTTCGACCATCCGCCGGGCATCGCCTGGCTCGTGCGCGCGGGCACGGCGCTCCTCGGTCCGTCGCCGTTCGCGGTCCGTCTGGCGCCGATCCTCGTCGCGAGCTCGGGCGGCCTCGCGATCGCCCTCGCGGCGCGCACGCTCGCCGGGGACCGCGCGGCGCGCTACGCCGCCTTGATCTTCTCGGTGATGCCGCTCGCGGCGGCGGGGCTCGTGATCGCGACGCCGGATGCGCCGCTCCTCGCGGCGCTGGCGTGGACGCTCTACGCGGTGGTGCGCGCGCTCGGTGCGGCGCCCCGGAGCACCGCCGCGACGCGCTGGTGGCTCGTCGCCGGGCTCGCGATCGGGTGCGCCATGTCGTCCAAGTTCACCGGCGTCTTCGCGCCCATCGCGCTGCTCATCGCATTCGCGGTGGATCCGTCGTTGCGCGCGCGCTTCCGCGAGCCGGGCCCCTGGCTCGCGGTGCTGCTCGCCTCCGCGGTCATGATCCCGGTCCTCCAGTGGAACGCGAGCCACGACTGGATCGCCTTCCGCTTCCAGCTCGGGCACGGACTCGGCGGCAACGCGCGCGAGAACCTCTTCCAGCGCGAGCTCAACCTCGTCGGCTCGCAGTTCCTGCTCGTCACGCCCATCCTCTTCGTGCTCGTGATCGGCGCGATCCGGCGCAACCTGCGCGCGCCGCGGCACGAGGCGCGATTCGCGCTCGCCGCCATCTCGGCGTTCTGCGTCCTCTTCTTCGTCTACAGCGCGACGCGGCGGAACCAGGAGGCGAACTGGCCGGCCATCGCCTGGATCCCGGCGCTCATCCTCGTCGCGGCGGCGCGCGATGGCGCGCGCAGCGCGTGGGAACGGCGCGCCGCCTGGCTCGCCGGCGGACTGAGCGCGATCCTGCTGCTGCACGCGGTGTTCCGCATCATCCCGCTGCCCGCGCGCCGCGACCAGGTCTCGCTCGCGCACGGCTGGGACCGGCTCGCGCTCGCCGTCGATTCGGCGCGCTTGTCACTCGCGGGTCCCGACGGCACCACGCCGCCGGTCGCGGCCAACCGGTACCAGGACGCGGCACTGCTCTCGTACCACATGCCGGGCCGTCCCTACGTCACCGCGCTCAACCTCGGCGGTCGCCGCAACCAGTACGACCTGTGGACGCGCTACACCGATCTCGAGGCGCCGGGTGCCGACCTGCTCCTCGTGCTCGAGATGCCGCGCGAGGGGCTCCCCGGCCCCATCCGGCGCCTGATCATGCACTACACGAGCGTCACGCCGGGGCCGGTCATCCCGCTCCTGCGCGACGGTGAGACCGTCGGCCGCCGCCAGCTCTGGACGCTCCGCGGGTGGGACGGCAGTTGGCCCGCCGACTCGACCGATCCCCGCGCCGCTCGTCGTTGA